From a region of the Danaus plexippus chromosome 8, MEX_DaPlex, whole genome shotgun sequence genome:
- the LOC116776378 gene encoding uncharacterized protein LOC116776378, translated as MTEVLEKPSSENVKATGNFPTVSSLKSEDSTEQLICKTPQKVSKQKRERSVAKSVDSGSENGGRRGVVLLGLTQVLLGALLLGAGALAVVKGASLSRVGAGLWSGCMAVVAGVVGVLAGINDCYGLNGASGNGLLTAFLALSLLCLACGNSAAVLAVTGLQRDSQTQTTLTTFQDEMEAWRPVLANIALLIIASIHCLVCVLSIYILSKRVCPCFRPKQPFDHNQFDPNFKPVQPCVFHVDEIKKAHEAEKIRTKAGHELCKDLETKLQSDTIKKKKEEVPEYGSANSKEKLVSHWLGRQHVPTTGTTRPPRPKGVRKNRKPPPHVMLVPAHPASTLGRVPVSVMVPPRYATLPLPPAPYHGQPIFYPMPEARRRRRSPPGRRPRPRRSRDNQLTRSLERIHRKRRPEQPSVDDLKRTYTGLDRTYAEQFIAVCDSSRHAAEHHDSLASTHTDSSHSQNSQNSHHSKQSQGTL; from the exons ATGACTGAAGTGTTAGAAAAACCGTCTTCGGAAAACGTCAAGGCGACCGGCAACTTCCCCACCGTCTCCAGCCTCAAGTCCGAGGACTCCACCGAGCAGTTGATATGTAAGACTCCTCAGAAAGTCAGTAAGCAGAAACGAGAGAGGAGTGTCGCGAAGAGTGTTGACAGCGGCAGTGAGAATGGTGGACGAAGGGGTGTGGTGTTGCTGGGGTTGACGCAAGTGCTGCTGGGGGCCCTGCTGTTGGGAGCGGGGGCCCTCGCCGTGGTGAAGGGAGCCTCGCTGTCCAGGGTGGGTGCGGGGCTCTGGTCGGGGTGTATGGCCGTGGTGGCCGGAGTGGTCGGTGTGCTGGCCGGCATCAACGACTGCTATGGGTTGAACGGTGCATCCGg TAATGGCTTGCTGACCGCGTTCCTGGCGTTGTCGCTGCTATGCCTCGCGTGTGGTAACAGCGCGGCCGTGCTCGCAGTCACCGGTCTCCAGAGAGACTCTCAGACTCAGACCACACTCACCACCTTCCAG GATGAGATGGAGGCGTGGAGGCCGGTGCTGGCTAACATCGCGCTGCTCATCATCGCCTCCATCCACTGTCTGGTGTGTGTGCTGTCCATCTATATCCTCTCCAAGAGGGTCTGCCCCTGCTTCAGACCCAAACAACCCTTCGACCATAACCAGTTCGACCCCAACTTCAAACCGGTTCAACCCTGCGTGTTCCACGTGGATGAGATTAAAAAAGCCCATGAGGCTGAGAAGATTCGGACAAAAGCGGGTCATGAGCTGTGTAAAGACTTGGAGACGAAGTTGCAGTCGGATACAATCAAGAAGAAAAAG GAGGAGGTTCCCGAATACGGCAGTGCGAACAGTAAGGAGAAGTTGGTGAGTCACTGGTTGGGTCGCCAGCATGTTCCCACCACGGGCACGACCAGACCACCGAGACCCAAAGGAGTCAGGAAGAATAGGAAGCCTCCTCCACACGTGATGCTGGTACCCGCTCATCCCGCAAGCACG TTGGGTCGCGTGCCGGTGAGTGTGATGGTACCACCCCGCTACGCCACCCTCCCTCTACCACCGGCTCCCTACCACGGCCAGCCCATCTTCTACCCGATGCCGGAGGCT CGTCGCCGCCGTCGCTCTCCGCCGGGTCGCCGACCTCGCCCGCGCCGCTCCCGAGACAACCAGCTCACGAGGTCTCTGGAGAGGATCCACAGGAAGCGGAGACCGGAACAACCCTCCGTCGACGACCTCAAGAGAACCTACACGGGACTCGACAG GACGTACGCGGAACAGTTCATAGCAGTGTGTGACTCCAGCAGACACGCGGCGGAGCACCACGACTCCCTCGCCTCCACACACACGGACTCCTCGCACTCACAGAACTCACAGAACTCGCATCACTCAAAACAGTCACAAGGAACATTGTAA
- the LOC116775865 gene encoding ecdysone oxidase-like — MESGCVSGAAVASTVAAALKFFAASQCLLSERWPPQANIADGSSFDFIVVGGGTAGSTLAARLSEMQQTVLLIEAGDDPPQDSNIPAFKSSLKRPVFDWNFTTTNDYYSSQALYGGVQAQPRAKMLGGCGSINDMIYSRGFPEDYEEWASMIGEEWSWSNVLEYFKKSERLTDPRILRYPDLAELHGRDGEIEVSGSDDAPLSTQKFLEAFREIGFNFVKDMTKPSSIGVGRFSHTIRNGKRASSLTALLNKAASRPNLFVLKRALVTKIIIRNNTARGVQVLMGNNSEVQYLANREVIVTAGTFNTPKLLLLSGVGPRGHLTDLNIPLVVDLPVGENLHDHSMVLMYFAAESGTCNTDEKSLYMDTIRYLYDGSGVLSKTSEIGAYMSFNASNKNVPDFAIYTSCMPVDTRYYESCRSVLNLSPHMCSKIQEVNKRYEVFTLSVVNLKPNSRGRVQLKSADPLEPPRIYSGTFSDPSDLTYYPDAIRKALSIIRTSYFRSKNAFPLDFNLKNCVSLSDDERFKCIAKNLAMTAWHSVGTAPMGTVLDSKLRVKGVSGLRVADASSMPKVIRGNTNSPVVMIAERAADFIKEAVGKPYHMPTSDSKPTSWKYKYPKPNQNTRPNINNHPEADTVVYNDQNSYTNSLNSPNQYNNYPNRYPASGTNPNGLTGWAAVATTAIETVGSVVDSFIKVRIPQLGGLIAGSYSNNPKDAGNISSTEKYDRAETTTPSGQP; from the exons ACGGGTCTTCTTTCGACTTCATAGTGGTGGGTGGAGGTACCGCGGGGTCGACGCTGGCGGCCAGGCTGTCCGAGATGCAGCAGACGGTCCTCCTGATAGAGGCGGGGGACGACCCGCCGCAGGACAGCAAC ATTCCAGCTTTCAAAAGTTCATTAAAAAGACCTGTCTTCGATTGGAACTTCACCACCACCAACGACTACTACTCCAGTCAGGCTTTATACGGCGGCGTGCAGGCACAGCCACGAGCCAAGATGTTGGGAGGCTGCGGTTCCATCAATGACATGATATATTCGCGTGGCTTTCCCGAGGACTATGAAGAGTGGGCCTCAATGATCGGGGAGGAGTGGAGCTGGAGTAACGTCCTCGAGTATTTCAAGAAGTCGGAACGTCTGACGGATCCAAGAATTCTTCGCTACCCTGACCTCGCTGAACTTCACGGGCGAGATGGAGAAATTGAGGTTTCGGGGTCCGACGACGCTCCGCTGAGTACCCAGAAATTTCTAGAAGCCTTCAGAGAGataggttttaattttgtaaaggaTATGACAAAACCTTCTAGTATTGGAGTCGGCAGATTCTCTCACACGATAAGGAACGGGAAGAGGGCCAGCAGTCTCACTGCCTTACTGAACAAGGCAGCTTCCAGACccaatttgtttgttttaaaaagagctTTGgtcactaaaataataatacggaACAATACGGCGCGCGGGGTTCAAGTATTGATGGGAAATAACAGTGAGGTGCAATACTTAGCGAACAGAGAGGTCATCGTGACGGCGGGGACGTTTAACACTCCGAAACTATTACTTCTGTCAGGCGTCGGCCCTCGAGGACACttaacagatttaaatatacctCTGGTTGTGGATTTGCCGGTCGGAGAGAACCTTCACGACCACTCGATGGTGCTAATGTATTTTGCAGCAGAAAGTGGGACGTGTAATACTGACGAGAAGTCCTTGTACATGGATACAATAAGATATCTGTACGACGGAAGTGGAGTCCTGTCGAAAACATCAGAGATCGGAGCATATATGTCCTTCAACGCGTCGAACAAAAATGTTCCCGATTTCGCCATTTACACCAGCTGCATGCCGGTGGACACGCGGTACTACGAAAGTTGTAGGagcgttttaaatttaagtccaCATATGTGCTCGAAAATTCAAGAAGTGAATAAAAGATATGAGGTTTTCACTTTGAGCGTCGTGAATCTGAAGCCAAACTCACGAGGAAGGGTTCAACTGAAGTCAGCGGATCCTTTGGAGCCGCCTCGCATCTATTCGGGGACGTTTAGCGACCCCAGTGACTTGACGTACTATCCGGACGCGATTCGCAAAGCTTTATCTATAATCAGAACTTCATATTTCCGATCTAAGAACGCTTTCCCGTTAGACTTCAACTTGAAGAATTGTGTTTCACTATCCGACGACGAACGTTTCAAGTGCATAGCAAAGAATTTGGCCATGACGGCTTGGCATTCCGTCGGAACGGCGCCGATGGGAACAGTTTTGGATTCAAAATTAAGAGTCAAAGGTGTTTCCGGTTTAAGGGTGGCCGACGCTAGCTCGATGCCCAAAGTGATTCGAGGGAATACGAATTCCCCCGTGGTTATGATAGCCGAGAGAGCAGCAGATTTTATCAAAGAAGCTGTTGGAAAACCATACCACATGCCGACATCCGACAGCAAGCCGACGAGctggaaatataaataccCTAAACCGAACCAGAACACGCGGCCGAACATCAACAATCATCCCGAAGCAGACACCGTCGTGTACAACGACCAGAACTCATATACAAACTCCTTAAACAGTCCCAACCAATACAACAACTACCCGAACAGGTATCCCGCCTCCGGCACGAATCCCAACGGCTTGACGGGCTGGGCGGCGGTCGCTACCACGGCCATCGAGACGGTCGGCTCAGTTGTAGATTCATTCATCAAAGTGAGAATACCACAACTGGGCGGACTCATAGCGGGCAGCTACAGCAACAATCCCAAGGACGCCGGAAACATATCAAGTACTGAGAAGTACGATAGGGCGGAAACGACGACACCATCAGGGCAGCCTTAA